A window of Vanessa cardui chromosome 16, ilVanCard2.1, whole genome shotgun sequence genomic DNA:
ttttgattgctattgctatttaaattcagtgtatgttaaatttaaagttgCCAAAAAAATTCCCGCTGATTTCCTTCCCCCGCTTCTTTCCAGATCATGGTATGTTATTTTCCGAACTGGGGTAGTTTTTTACTGGATAATCAGAAAATAAgtgtaatgttaatatattgacTAAAGGAATTTGAATTTGGGTTTGATTTTGAACTCTATAATCATTAATCAAGAGTCAAACTAAACATTTATCTCATGAAaactctttaaaatatatattttaacatataacgTATTAACAACtacctttaattattataatatattttaagatacttTAACAGTCGAATCTTTGTCAAGATGATTGATGACTACTTCAAAAGATGGATACATCCAACCATGTGCTTAGCCAGACTGAGAACGTATTCAAAGTTTTCCATTGtccataaattatattgaatttttacaattaaccaatgaaatttatttggtggtacAACTTGTGTTAGCTCTTCTGGGGTACCACCCATTTATCACTATTATGTGAATGGTGTAAGTggtgacgatgcaaggaatggttaataattcttaagtgTATAATCATGGACGGTTGTCAAAAATTTGATAGATTGCTTACAAATTTCTCCAAAAATACCCAGAAGTAACAGAAGAAATGAACCGCCTTAATAGTTTTTCCAAAATAGATCATTCAAGTGAatggaaattatataataattgaatactgtttaaaaataaactaaataaaaacagaataagCCACTGTTTAAACAGAAAAGGTATCCCCttgtttgaatttaaacattagggttgatacaaaatacgcaaatatataataactagcggtcgcccgcggcttcgcccgcgtagaacggttcataatcagtcttctaatatccctactgctgaggcacgggcacatttgaagaattactgcattGCGCTTGGatttattgtgataaacctcaaattcgtgatcacaacacctcagccagaccaacatcagccacgaatctgatgagattcttagggtcggaggccattatgccctctaaggaccggagttagaacatttgagcctattcattacaaccaaacaaacataatattagtgtagataattAAAATGACTTCTTTCTTTcatcattaaatgttattataaaaaagtattctgCCTTGATTTTAAAACGGCTTAAATATGacgataatttattaaagatgacGGAAAAAAAATAGCAACTGGAAGCATTCCTGGCTTGCACCACGTAAGTCAATAGTAaatgtattacaatataatgGTTTTAAGTAAACCCTAAACTAAACGGATAGTCTAACCGGTATAAACcggtttatacttttttaacctttttaaatgtacttataCCCTCTTATACCTATTGTATCCACAGTTTTACATCTTTGATCTGGTTAGCCTCGCTGATTTAAAACCTCCGACTAGCTTTATGACAGGTTGTCGTTCCCAAACTCTGTCACTTTtaacaatagtatttttttggtatttatcTTTATGAActatttaagttatatatataaaaaaaaaaacgtgtgaAAAAACGGATTTTATTTACTCAATATATAATTCTTACTTTACTTCCCATAAATCAACGTATCCCTTTCAcagaatttttgaaaaaatccaATTGGTCGATGGAAACAGTATAAGTAACTCTTAATAAAAACTcgattataaaactaaaaagaaGCTCCAAAAAGTTTAGTATTCTTTTGAATCGAACGTTATGTTAAAACATAATTCACAGTACTGCACGTAgcgattaattttaaacttcaatCATAAATCCGAAATATGCGTCTTAAAAACACACAAGATTTGATTTTGGCGAAGCGCGAATAAAAATACCTAACCGATTCTAAGAATGTCTGTAGGTCGAATGCTTAGCATAATTCTCAAAGCTCATAAAAAGCTAAAGGTCAAAACGACCCTATGATTACGTCAGATAGTGTGCAttgatttatgtaaatttaattatgtatcttTTTATAACCGTGAAGGCCCAGTTGATAAAAGGCTTGGATCAAACTTAAATATTGGGTTGAaattcaaacattattttacaattcaaatgatttttatgTTCATCCATACTCTCGATTTTCagatacgtatatatgtatatctatagtaaacattttgacgacctccgtggtcgagtagtgtgtacaccggttttcatgggtacctacgctactccgaggtcccgggttcgattcccggctgagtcgatgtagaaaattcattagttttctatgttgtcttgggtctgggtgtttatgataccgtcgttacttctgatttatttacatataactaCTGTTACTACGGTAGTTAGTGGTATATGTATGCGGTTAGTCATTGGACGAAattatggtaagtgatcactacTGCCCTTGGATATTggcaatgtaaaaaatattaaccatttcttgcaCTGCCAATgcgtcaaataattaatatacttaaattcaatcaaataatattgtacGCAAGAAAACACTgacattaacattttatatttttacttctcACTTatcttttacaaaattaaaatgaattaaaagttATCGCTAGTCCATACTATAGATTCTACAAAGATAAACtgacaagaaacttagtagtcactcttttccgacatttaaattatcataGGTATTTCAATTAAATGCAATTAGGTTAATTCTTATTTctactataaattttaaagagtCCGTATCAAAGAGTATAACCCTATTTCTCCACCTACGATGTCTGTCAATCTGTCTGTCACAGGAGTGTATCTTGGTAACCGTAACTAACCAAATGTCATTCTCCCACAATGCAATTAAGAAGGCAAAATTGacaaataaacacaataaaaagtGCATATCAAAAGGGCGTGAGTCTGGCTTGCAATGTGTTTAACTAAATACTCACTTAAAgaatatagaataattaaatatcattaatgaCATTGAACGTTTTACAGtgttaagataatttaaaattagaattaaagtAAAACGTTATATTAAATTGTCATCAAAATCACCgacaatttttgatttaatcaaAACCTatagttttcatatatttttttttataaaataatgctaCATTGACCAAGAAAAGCATTGTCGTGCCTAGGTATAAGAAAACcggatttttaaattaaaatgttatacctAACGCGAGGCGCCAagctaatatatttagtattaatccATCTACAAAACATTGGAATTAttaacgttattaaaaaaaatcgttactaTGTAagatacacacacaaacaccaATCATACACAACTCACGATCTCATCCGTATTTATACACACTCAGTTCCGTTAGTAATTTGTTCTTAATAATTAGTAAAGTGATAATACAAATTAGTTTTACAATTCCTGCAAGGTAAACATTCCGTCAAttcaatcaacaacaacagcctgtaaattcccactgcaaggttaaaggccacctctccctttgaggagaaagtttggaacatattccaccacgctgttccaatgcgggttggtggaatgcacatgtggcagaatttctatgaaatttgtcacatgcaggtttcctcactatgttttccttcaccgctgagcacgagatgaattataaagacaaattaagcacatgaatcagcggtgcttgcctgggtttgaacgcgcaatcatcggttaagatgcacgcgttctaaccactgggccatctcgactcatgcaAGCCTGACTGGGAGGATGAGATAGATTGTGGgtactcatcaggtattctacgttgttgtattccggtttgaaggatgagtgagagTATTATTACAATCTCACTTTAGTTCCATATTATCGATAAaaagaatggtcaatatttcaaataacttgTAGGTTTCTCTTCACGCCATGTCGCGGGCTATTTCCCTAACTATTCGATATAAGAAAAAACTTCATGAGGAAGCCTACATGTgacttatttaaatgaatattatccACAAGTGTATCTTCCGACCCGCGTTGGGAGCAGAGCAAAGCTGAGCAAATCTGGAGGAGGCCTCAGCTATGGTATATTAACTGGCtcttaatatgtttttgttttgaataattgCTCTGATTTTTTGTAATGATCTTTTGAAtggtcttataaataaaattaaaaaatatatagtgtgAGTTTTATCTATGGCAACTAGCGTAGGTATTTACTTGTCACAAGATTCATATCACtttaaacaaaatagaaatgtttttttctgGTTTCTATTGTGCTAGCATGGTGTAAAAGAATTCTTCAATATAAAGCGTGCAGTAGGGTAGCGTATGGCTTCCGagcttgtaaaaaatattcaagatcTATCAGAAGTAGCGGTTTTGATGGTCGCACAATACGGCTTCAGCAAACTTAAGCGTAGCtagttacataaaaaaagtttgttaaacacaataataaaaatcgataaaatatactgttttttttttcttaattgtgGAACTTGACATTTTTTATTCGTACTTAATCGTTTAATTGCGTTCAAAAGTACTTAATTTTCAAACATCTGTTATCAGATATCGAGTTATTTGTATTCAAAGTAACAATATGCTTTCTAAAAAACCCAATTTCGTCTGCATTGTCGTTGTAAGGCGGCGCCTACTTTGAGAATTTAATTCCTTATCAATGGTGCCACCGATGTTCCGTTATCTAATTTCTGAACGAATAGAGCGACTGTTTGGCCGTGACCAATTGCCTTTGGTGATTGGTCTGCGAGAAATTTTAGCCGCGAATGGATCGATTAAAATTTTCCTTAAGTAATGCAACACGTACTCTTAGACTAGAGCAATGTACtcgtaattattttcaatgttaacaAAAGTAAATTGACTTTGTACCCTCCAGCAACGTTGATACTGCTTATcagtatataattacattttaataaagtgtCTACCAGAcatgatctttttttttattattgaagtgCATTAATTTTGACGTGTCTATATATCACACAGAATTGTCTGACAATACCAGTCTCTATTTATTACCATTGTTATACTTTTggatattatttgtatttgccAAACcgattcttattatatttagtgcTATCAAAAAAATCTTATTGGAAATATTGACAAGctagaataaatttaatctaaatagtGGTAGATTATTGAAAATCAATTAGGAAACGCAACGCTTCTatagtaaataacatttttgacgTTGATTGTAGTGATCCCTCCGTTTGTTGGATAAGCATAGGTTACCAATTATTTTGGTGATCTATTAAAACGAGAAGCTTCTATGAGAGTAAAAAATAAGCATCGAGTTTAAACCCATTACTTATGTAGATGTATGAAGTTCAGGAATACTTGTCGATTATAAATAGTAGACATAcagtaaattacaattaagGGCCGATAATTATCCGATTGCTAGGGCCCTAGACTAGCAGAGGCGTGGATACCCTAATCATTATATtacgaattaattataatattttaatttctatcaaTAAgcgataatttatttagttatagcGGTAACGTTTAAAAGCAgtaattagtaatataattatagtttgttttgatatttgttaTGGAGgccatgtggaggccccagggcaccTGTCCCACTTGTCGTCCCCTAAATCCGGATCTGGCATCACTACGTCAAGGATTTGCTAGATGTATTGTGGTAGAATATAACCCAAAACACAACCAAGTTTCCTGCTGATGATTTTAACTTCGAATAAGagttactgaaataaaaaataaacaacaacaaaactcGGTAGCACTATATGTATAAGAGTCTACCtccattcaacaacaacaacatcctataaatttcccactgctcggctaagGCCTCATAAAtctagtatgtaaataaattttatttaattacattcaaTATTGTCTCGTGTTTTCGGCatgttaaagattaaaaatgtgTATCAAAGAAGAAGATACGTAAAAATCGTGGCTATGGCAGTTGCTATGTCAATGTTTATGTTATAAAGACGATATACTGTgaatgtctgtctgtccgtcacTACTCGGCTAAACCACTATCATCCGATACGTGGTAAATGAATTTGGTAAAACAAGCTTGAAATAATGAACTGCTATGGCCCAGGGGTtacgcgtgtatcttaatcgatgattgcgagttcaaatccaggcaagaaaCACTGAATtcttatgtgcttaatttgtgtttataattcatctcatgctgaaggaaaacgtcatgcggaaacctgcatgtgtaatttcaacgaaattcagccacatgtgtatccgcATTTTAGCAGCGTGTTGGAAGACTTGCTCCACAAAGGGAGGCtttcgcccagcagtgggaaattaactgGCTGTTATTGTAATGTAAGCTTAGGGATCATTGTCAGGCGTTGTGACTTATGTCTTTTTGTACCTCTGATATCGTGgatgcaaaattttataatgtttgtttgcaaaaaaaaactactttcgcccgcggcttcattTGAGTTTCAGGACGTTGCTTGTCATTTGTAAGGCAAAAAAATGTCCTATAggattcttggagttcaaatatgcttcataccaaatttcatcaaattcggctcagcggtttggtcgtgaaagagcaacagacagacagagttacgttcatatttataatattaatatatgtagataatataGATTAGTTAAGTAATTTACAAATTCATGATTTGAACCTTATTTTGTAATCACTTAACGTGCCTGTAATTCGAAAAAAAGGTGTAGATAATAAACCTAAAAGTAGCTAATTTTATGacgttaaaatataacttattttttttatgtttctttctttgtcaaataaaaacaaagaaaaaaatcaacccgttttaaatatagaacataggtacctaaatatatttctaataatattgcATGCAACCAAGTGCGGCAGTTGCCATAACAACCACATCGTTGTTTTGCCAATTCTGTCTACTATTCATTCTAGTTTTATTCTACGTTTTTCATTGAACTAGGCATAGGCATGTGCAGGCAGAAATACCTTTTATGGGCACCGAGTTAACGTTTAGAAGCGAAAGCCAATAGCGTTTTATTAAGAGACGTTAtggttcgatttttaaaaagaaagatTTTATTGGTATTTGCGCGTGTGCCaggttttatgaaaaaaatattgaacttaTTAGCTCTGGCGAAAGCGagcaaattttatttcaaaaataaattacagaacTACTTTTATATCCTCGCTATTAttctaaatctgtttattttttatattcatcaaTTCATTACATTCTTCTTACTCATTAAATCTTATCTTTGTGtcgatttcattattaaaaatgatgagAATAGTATTTCTTTATCTCGTtttgtataagtatataatgaCAATGTTTGACTAATTTAACCCTACATTATGATGAATATTAAAGTATAGTtgttaatacttattattaactttaatcaACCCAATAAAAGatgatttattagttttaacttTATTCTATTAAGATATAATACATGTTCTCCATGTTTTTTTATCTCATATTTTGCATGATTTTTAATTGGAGGATTTCTTATTCATTTAtaagtccaatattttttttaaattaacttataaagTAACCAAGGAACGTCTAAAGGATGTCGTATCTACATCAGAAACGCATATTGAAAAGTaagatttatatacaaaaatataaaatattgtaactaaattgattaattaatcacaatttatcaatttattttactttttggaTCTcctgtcatattttttaatttttgttgtgTAATCAAattgtttgcttttaaataataacaggtGTTACCTTTTTAATTCTGAACCAGCTtcagaaaatcaataaattataatacttcttaaattaatacaatcacttgtaaaatatacataccaataaaattatattacgtaCAAAATATGTACAAAGATACGTTCGTAAATAATTCACTCTActtgtttaatttaatctgtattGAACTTACATAGTCTGCGCGTAATAACAAGTTTCTGAACGTTTTCATCGACAGACGGATCGTAAATTAACTTCGTGGGGTTGTTCGCGAACAGTGTTTcgcaatacaaataattacagtaaaacAATAATCATGTTGTCCAGCCTCAGGTCTGGAGTTCAGGGCTTGGTAGGTGTTTTTGATAATTAGTGTTTTTACAATGACccgtattgttaataattaaaattacataatatcaaTGTGACAGttctaaaatcaaaaatatttatccacTATTTGTGGATTTTCAGTGGCGAGCATCGTCCAGAGCACTGCAGACAACAGCAAACTTACAACATGATAGCTTATTTGTACACCGAGACACCCCTGAAGATAATCCAAGTATTCCCTTTGAATTTACACCCGAAAATAAGAAGGTAATTTTGACAGTCATTTGTTTAGAATATGATTTAACTTTTCTTCTTGAactacaaattcaaattaggaactCGTTAAAAagttcagaaatattaacttttacatGTCGTCGGACAAGAAAACtacagatttttataattattatttggctacacaaaaatattctttcaGCGCGCTGAGGCTCTCTTAGCTATATATCCTGAAGGGCACAAACGAGGGGCTATGATTCCTTTACTAGACTTGGCCCAGCGTCAAAATGGTGGCTGGCTCCCAATATCTGCTATGCATAAGGTAGCTGAACTATTAAACCTTCCTCGGATGAGGGTATATGAAGTGGCTACCTTCTATACTATGTTTATAAGGTGAGTTTTATTATTACCTCCAAGATATAAAGTTATTACAAATAGtctataagttttattatttgtatttcttattCTTTCTTtagcaaatttatatttataatatataactgatATCCATCATACATTATCGGAACCTGCAGCTTTACCTGTGGTAATTTATAAGTCTTTATATGTAGCACACTAACAAATGTCCTAAGTGCTGCCATAAATCCTGTTATATTTGCCCTAGTGGGGTCAATTTAGAAAGTAGTCTGGATTCAAGGTATCTTTACATGAAAATATCATCTAAATCTATTCAATGATTTAAGTAATTTGTCTATAAGtactttaattttcttttttttgtctattgcttttaattacttttatacaatgttataagtaaatagtaatcttttttatataggtTTATTCTTCAATCAATTTACCTATCTAAATAGTCCAGTATGGGGTGATTAGTGTTagacacaataaaatatgtactttaaaatgtcaaatcaaagaTGAGAGAAATCAGTGATTAGCTCTTTGACAACTTTAtacttgttatttaataattaaagttgaaAAGCTACTTCTCTTTCAAAAcagtacttaaaaaaatatctaccaGTGTGATTCTATAAGAATTCAGCTTATGACGTACTGAAATTTCCAATTTAAGTTCAGAATACTGTGTTGCTCTTTTAGAGTGGAATACCCAATGAGTGGTGTGAACAAAAGCTTGTAGTATACTGTGTTGCtgtttcgaaataaaatatctgataagtggatgGTACTTACTGAGATGGTCATAGCTCATCCACATAAAGTTACTAACTACAAAGTCTGCACTTGACATAcggtcaataaatattttctttgaatgTTTCCAGGAGACCCATAGGCAAGTACCATGTGCAAGTGTGCACTACAACACCTTGCTGGTTACGGGGATCTGACGCAGTACTTAATGCTATCAAAGAAGCAACGGGCTGCGAGGTTGGAGGAAACAGCCCTTGTGGAAAGTTCTCATTGTCTGAGGttagttaaatgtaatattttatcaggTATGTGTACTAAGTTAAAGagagataaatataattgtttattattaagtttaattatttgattCGAAATACAGTAGAGCCCTGTTAAGTTGAAAACCTCCAAATCTCGAAAAAAATTTTTATTCCCTTCCCTCCAATGACCAAAACCTCCATTACTCGAAATCTTAAACCTCTATTAGTCaaattttgttacataatattatatatatagcttgaaaaattaaatgtagGTAACATTTAATGTGAACTGTAtctcgaataaaaaaaagttaccgaCTTTTATCAATgccatattattgtatttaacttttttatgtcGAAATAAAACCCACATAAGTCGATACTCTTTAACTCGATTTTTTGGGGTCTCTCTTAATGTTGGACTTATAGAGGTTCTACtgtatttatctattatatgtggacaataatataatacatgtcTACACGTATTAGAAGCAAAATAAAATCAGAATCTATTAATGAATTTACTGCCTTTTTGACCTAGTTCCTAGCTTTAAGCTTTCAAGATTCTGAATTCCTAAACGGATTGTTAATCTGGCACAATGTTTCAGATTTTTGTGAGGGCAGATTAGGTACCACAGTGAAAATTCTTCCGAATCAGAGCATCTGCTGACAATTTTTATCAGTATTCATTCTGATTCTTTACAGTTCACTAGTAACTGTTGTAATCATAATATTGTAATCGGCCTTGCCGTCATCAaaaggaattaattaaataagaacagaaattaataaagaaacagataattaatttctatatttaaaaaaagtatatttgcttaatgtatatttactattcttattttattctattcaaCGTTATGAACTCAGATGTTTTCAATAGttgataatgatatatattgttattacagGTGGAATGTCTAGGTGCATGTGTCAATGCACCCATGGTACAAGTCAATGATGATTATTacgtaagtaatttaattagttCATGTTTTTCACTTCTGCTATGTTCCCTGTAAGAATTGGACATAGGTAAATgtcttatgtatttataataactatatatttattcataataattatattaaggttttaaaaataatgaataagtcgttattattaacaataattatcctaatttatttggtatttgACTCATAAATAGTTGATGATATAAATTTGGTCTAATGTAAACAAACAACATATTACTTAGCATTTATTTAACTATCACTAGGATTTAAATTAACTCTTCTCAAGGTTGACTTggaaacaatacatataattatttgctCATGTGTGTTGTTATTATTAAGAACTTCTTACAATCCTTTATACCTAAATTTGAATTTgctattataaataagacatatgCTTTATTACTTtgctgttaattttttatttttatagtatgtataattattaattatgtatgcaTATACTATTACATAATTGTTACTATGGAGAAATATCAATGTCAGTAATCAAAGATGCATGCATGTTTCACTAGTTTTATCAATCTACGGTTTAAATAATCCTAGCTCAGTTATATGACtgtcattaaataaacataggtattaattttaatatcactaTAATAGGATAAATGTACAAACAATAAAACCTAAAgtgcatatatattatataaaattttactattatattgatatattgtataattacttagtagttaaatttaatcatattgaTCTTGGATCAGCATTATAATGAGAACACTATACTCCAACATACtaacaagtttttattaatgGTGTATTCATTATAAGTCTTAAAACAAGACagattataacatatatatttttctttttaggaAGACTTAAGCGTTGAGGATACTAAAGAAATTATTGAGAAACTAAAGAAGGATGAAAAACCAAAACCTGGACCAAGGTACAAAACTCAATGTctttttgtaaatttgtaaaatgaaCCTAAAATAAAGTACTATTAACAAATTACTTCTCTACTCAGAAGAAAACTTAAGAATACTTTGCATATTTAGAGTTTAAATGGATTTAGACTTTCTAACAGCATCATTCGTCGCTTCAGTGCAATATACTGACTTAAAATTGCTGCATCAAAGACTAtggtaaaaaaatagttttatatcatacttaaatacttttttttttatttaggagtGGAAGATATGCAGCGGAACCTCTTGGTGGGCTAACATCTTTAACTGAAGAACCAACAGGGCCTGGTTATGGCTTACAAGAAGGCCTGAAAGCTTAAATAACctgttgtataaaatattaatttaataggaatatttaaataaaatcatgttagataatgttttgttttttttttgccattttttttttctaagtaatatttaataatagcatTTTTCCATTGTATGGtgatcaatataattattgattttactgatatttttttaattcctttatcTTTTTTCGAAATCCAAATCATATcagtaatgtaaaataatgacAGTTTGTTAATCAGTTTATTGCGTAATTCGTGACGAAGATAAGAGTATCGGCATGTCTCGATAAAGAATAACACGTTTCAGTCATGATACCTACTTTAAAgaacatgtaaatattgtactTAGCCATTTTAAGATACTGAAAC
This region includes:
- the LOC124536539 gene encoding NADH dehydrogenase [ubiquinone] flavoprotein 2, mitochondrial, yielding MLSSLRSGVQGLWRASSRALQTTANLQHDSLFVHRDTPEDNPSIPFEFTPENKKRAEALLAIYPEGHKRGAMIPLLDLAQRQNGGWLPISAMHKVAELLNLPRMRVYEVATFYTMFIRRPIGKYHVQVCTTTPCWLRGSDAVLNAIKEATGCEVGGNSPCGKFSLSEVECLGACVNAPMVQVNDDYYEDLSVEDTKEIIEKLKKDEKPKPGPRSGRYAAEPLGGLTSLTEEPTGPGYGLQEGLKA